A segment of the Prosthecobacter debontii genome:
TTCGTCCGTCGTGAAGTCGTAACTCAGTGTTCCCTCGCTGCCGAACAGCCAGAGCTTGTCCGTCGGAGCATGCGCCGCCACACCGCTGAAAAGCATCGTCGCTTCCAAACCACTCCGAAAACGTGCGAGCACATTCACAAAGTCGGGAATCTCCACGCTATAGCCTTCCCGTTCCGGGATCACCACCTGCCCTCGGGCTTCCACCTCGACGATGTGACCTAACCATTTTTGCAGCACTTCTGTGTAGATCCCCAACGTCAAAATCTGAATGCCACTGATCTCCTCCCTCTGCCGCCAGTGAGCAGGCTGAGAAGCATCCAGCCAGGCCGCATTGAAGCTGTGCAGGAGTGCATGAAACGGCGCGCCGATGGCTCCCTCAGCCAGTAGCTTTTTTACCATCTCCCCGCCCTTCATCCCATGAGGTGCCGGACAGATCGCCGTCACCAGTTCGGGATGACTCTGGGCACGCTCCCACATGCGCTCGGATTCTGGCAAGGTCGCCGCCATGCGTGCCTGAGTGAACACATGCTTACCACACTGGAGAGCAAAGTCCGTCGCATCATGATGCATGCACGGAGGGGCTCCGACCCACAC
Coding sequences within it:
- a CDS encoding Gfo/Idh/MocA family protein; translation: MSEEKIIRIGIVGAGGIVKQRHLPGLRALPNVQITAVANSSLASAEAFCREFAPEAKPFARWEDVVDNEDVDVVWVGAPPCMHHDATDFALQCGKHVFTQARMAATLPESERMWERAQSHPELVTAICPAPHGMKGGEMVKKLLAEGAIGAPFHALLHSFNAAWLDASQPAHWRQREEISGIQILTLGIYTEVLQKWLGHIVEVEARGQVVIPEREGYSVEIPDFVNVLARFRSGLEATMLFSGVAAHAPTDKLWLFGSEGTLSYDFTTDELFLGKAGGPLEVVPVPTEMQREWTVERDFIQAVRDPSAPRPTPDFTEGVCYMRVVEAVWQAMENRAAVKCV